A region of the Peredibacter starrii genome:
CTCAAATTCAAAAATGGCAGAACATGCTTTCGATCAAGAGAAAGAATGTAAAACCAGAAGAGGCCGGTTACTCATTCACTCAAATGCAAATGGAGATGAATGCCGGTTTTGATAAGCTCGATAAACAGCAAAAGCTCTCTCGCGATGAACTTAAAGTGATTCAAAACCTGAACGACTTTGAGAATGGTAATGGTCTTTCATTTGTTGAAGACCTGGGACTTGCGAAAGATCAATTTAAATCACAGTTCTCTACTGATCGTTTCCGCTTCCTCCTAGAGGACGCGAGACGCCGTCAGCAATATGAAATCCAGAGTAAGATCTCGATTGCCTGGGCAGATCTGGATAAATCGAAAATTAAATTCGAACAACTGGACATGAACGATTGTAACCTGGCAAAAGACAGTTACGAGAAGGCCCAGGCCTGTCATTTCATCCTCGAGAATAAAATCAAGGATCAACTGACAGGAGACGCAAGAGCGCATATCTCTGGTCTTCTAGGACCACTAGGTGTGTCGATTAAGTATGAAAATAAACTTGCTCAAGTGGGAGACACTTGTCTTGATGAAGTTAAAACCCAAGGTGTGATCCCGAGTGGTTGTCTTAAGGAACTAAGTGCGGAGAAGGCCGATGTTCAGGACAAGATTCTTCAACTCAATCTTCTGAAAGAAAGAATTGGTTTTGAGAATAAAAACCTCATGGCCTATAGAAACTTTGCTCTTCTTAAATGGGGCACTCAGAAATGTGATGTGACAGACAGTGTGATTGAATTTTGTGATCCGGAAGATAAAATCTCAAAAGAGGCCAATGTTCTTTCCAATGCCATGATGGACATTTCACTCGTCTACTCTCCAAAAACCGAAGCAGAAGCAGAAGTTCAAAAACTTTGCGAAGAGAATGATTCAAAGAAAAAAGCCGAGGAAAGACTTTGTGCTTTCTTCAATGATACGACTTCAAACATTGTAAAAACTGACCTTCACAAAAAACACGATGTAGACGGTCCAGTCGTCGCACCAGATGGTGGGAACGCGGCCGCAAAAGAAAGAGACGCCTGGATTCAGGGTGGTACAAATATCTTAAATGAGATCCTTCGCTCTTATGTCCCTAATCGCGGAGTAATTTCTGGAATCAATTCTTACCCGTATAACTATGGGGCCTACAACGGTGGCCGTGGTCCAATGGGTATCGCAGATACCATCATGTTCAATGCTCGTTATTACGGTGCCTACGGCTACTATATGCCGACCGCCGGTTATCAACCTTATACGGCCTTCGCTTCTTCGACTTCGAGTCTAGGATCTTATTCGGCCCTTAAAACCACCAGCTACCCTACCTACTTTGGAAAATAGCCAAAAATTTTTGGCAGCAATTCCGAGGGCATCCATCCGGTAATCAATAGATTCGATACTTTAAGTATCTTCGGCAATTAATTCCCCACCCCTGCTAGAATAAAGCTAACAATATGAAACTCCGAAAAAGGAATGGGAGACCACTAGTACATGGATGTTAGATTTCTCATTTTAACCTTATTTTTCCTGGTTTCGTGTATGCCAGAGCCCACTGTGGGCCGAGGCAATATCGCGGGATCTGAAACGACTGGTGGCTCAACCAGTGGTTCAGGCGGTGGTACAACCGCTCCTATCACTACGAAGTGGAATTATCTCGGATCAGTTACAACTTCAATTACCATCAACGTTTCAAACTTAAACAATGCCTACTTGGTTGGTACGCCAGTTGAATCATATCTGTCCACGACTGAGAATTTCTCAAACGCGAACTACTGTCTTGTGACTAGCTACACCCTTGGTGGAGTTCCCCTAGAGCTTCGCTCAAGAGCGGTGCCGATCTCGTATTATGACTTCAATGAAAAGCGCACGGTTCGTGTTCTTCGTGTGGATTTCCAGGACGTCACAAACTCTTCAACATTTTGTAACGGCACTCTTCGCATAAAAGACAGTAACGGCGACTATATGGTGGATTCATCAACACCATCTGGTTACAAGTATGATCCGAATCTTCTTTGTCCTACTTGTACCAGCATGTTGATTGCAAGCAAGGTAAGACTTTTCCAGAGAGGAACTTCTTATCTGGATGAAGTTCCTACAAACTTAATTACCACTTCTCCATTGGGCATGCAGGTCGATCCAAACTACGCAGCTGGCGGAGGCGCCGGCACTTGTTCAAATGCAGACTGTCAGGCGCGCGGCTATAACTGCTGTCTTGATAATCAATGTGTGAACGATGGAGCAACGAGACCATCGGCCTCAATTCAATATCCTTCTCTTTTGCAAACTGCAGAGGCGGAGAGACTACAAAATCCTCTGGCCTACTTAAACTACCCTCAACTTTATTACATCTGTGGAACTTACGTTCCGCCAACATCGACAACTGGTAGTACAACTAGCGGTAGTAATGGTGGTTATGATGAGGCCTTCGCAAAACTAAAAAAAGACTATCGTTGTGTTGAGCACATTAAGGCACAGGCAACGACTTCTCCTTTTCATAATGAACTTCTGTCTCGCTCATACACAGGCACGACAGATTGTCTGACCAGTTCAAGTGACTCTTCTCAGGAAATGTACTTCCAGAGTGTGATTAAACGACTTTATACAACTTGTGGATGTTCAAAAACTGAACTTTCAGACATGATCACAAGCTGTCCGGCCTATGAATACCAGGTCGTGACAACTGATACATTGGGTGAGCCGACAAGTATTGATTGTTATACTCCTCCAACATCGACTCCAACTGTTCCCCCAACGCAAACTGTTTCACTTAACTCGCGTTCAGCTCCTCACCGTTTCTTTGATACAACTGGTGCCGAGAAAGTTCCGACTGCTTCAAGCACTTTCACTCAAGAAGGTGATGCATTTGAATATTTGGATGAAGGAAAAGTTCTTCCTAATCAACAAAACTTCAGTATGAATGCAATCCTGGGTCCTATGAGTGTGTTACTCGATAAGACTCTTCCGGCAAAAACCGTGACTGTAGAACTGGATCAGGTTTACTTTATCTCAACCACATCTGGTTACTACACTCCATGTCCGACTTGCGCCAAGGACTCTTGGTTAAGCTCATTTACTGCATATCCTACAACTGGGTATGGTGTGGGTCTTCAGGCCGTGGGTCACACGACTGAACGTGATGCTTTCTCGACAAATACGACTGGTGGAAACTATGAGGACACGATCTTTGGTCGTGCTTGTTGGCTACCTCCTACGATGATTCCTTTTTCTCATTCGGCAAAATCAACTTCAAAAGATCAGCGTCTGAACCGTCTTCAAACTCAGGCGGCCCTTTTCATTAACGGTTATCAGCGTGACTGGTACGGCTTTAATAAAGGTGCCCTCATTGGTTCTTTCGATGGCGTAACTTGGTTTGCGATTGGTAAAGGTCGTATTGTTAAATCGACTTCTAAGAAACTCTTCCTGGCGATTAATGCTCCATTCGCTGATGTGGCCTCTCCAACGATTCACCAAGTGGGCATTTATGCTTACGACGGAATTACTCAAGCGGCCCAAGTGGACTATGATCCTCAATATCACCAGTCTCATCCTTATCAGAACGAAGCAGGTAACTGTCAGAAGTATCACATGTGTGAAACTGACACTGATTGCGTGACTAAACTTGGTTGGGAATATGCTTGTGCAGATATTCGTGATGTGAAAACGAACTGGCCAAGTTTCAGTGCTGACGCTTTGGAAGTGGCGGCCTCATCTACATCAACTTCAATTGATCAAATTCTTCAACAGAAGCGCCTTCCTTCTTCGACAAGTAAACGTTGTGTTTACCGTGGAGCTGGTGCTCTTTGTTTAGTGAATTCTGGTTCACTTCCAGCTTCAGATCTTAATAAAAGAAAGATTATGACGTGTGCGCCGAACTTCTACTGCGCTAACGTTAGTTCTTCTGGAGTCTTTAACTCGAAAGTGGCCCGTTATGCGGCACCACTGGCCGATATTCCAGTTGCCCGTAACCACCTCTTTGGTAAAGACGCCAACGTGCTTGGTCGTCCTCTTTCATATGTTGCTTCAGGAGACACGACTTCACTACCAAGTGCCGTTCGTTCAACTCTGATTGAAAATATGGTGGCAATGGATGCTCAAGGCTCAGCTAATACGGGTCTTTGTCAGCCAGGTAAATTACTTCCAACTGCTGCAACTCAAGCGACTTACGGAAATCCTTTCAACCAACATCTGGCCGCGGACTCTTCTCGTAGAGCAGACTTTATTAGCCAGATTGGTAGCTGTAACTCAACACTCTTCACGTCATACCGTCACTCATCATGTCCAGTCATTGGTTCAGATGGTAACTATGAACTATTCGCGAATGGAACTCTGGCGGCTGGTTACAATGCTCGCGCCACAAACCAAAACGCTTGTGGACTTGAGTCTTTGGCATCAACTGCGAACCTAAGTCTCTCGGCGGATGACCTTCTTCCATACTCTCCATTTAGAAATATCGAAGCGAAGCCCCTTAACTCTCAGATCATTACTGATCAGACGATGGTAAGAGACGCTTGTTTAAGACGTGCTGGGGCCGTTTGTCACACAGATCTGGATTGTACGCCAAACAAGATGCACGCCTCACAAGTGGATTACTTTGTAACAAACTTCTTTGGTAACGCTGCTGAGAAGAGCTACTACACAGAATACCTGGTGTGCGGACAAATGGATCCAAAACCAGTTGCTTCAAATACTGAGGCCTTTAAAAACTACGATATGTCGAAGAACCGTTGTTGCCGTGAAATCGGAAGCGACCTCACGACTTATACCGCCGACGTTCCGACCGCCACTCAGGGCGGAGCTTACAACGCCAACTCTGCTGGTCTTAAAATGTCTCTGCAACCTGGTCTTACTCCTAACGATACAAAACGCTACTCTCGTTTAGCGACAGTGGAAAATCTTGGAACTGCAGATCGTCCGATTCTTTCTGCTTACCAGGATCGAAACGCTTCTGGTTACGTCTTAAATAGCGCCGAAGGTGCAAGTGTCATGACTTCGAAACAATGGCGCACACTGGGTGAAGCAAACTCAGAAAGCTGCTGTGGCGGTGGATGGATCAGAAAATTCTCTGACGGATCAAATGATTGGTCTCGCCGTGATCGCGTTTATATGGACGTTACAAACTTCCGTTGTATCAACGCTAGAACGCCACTTCTTACTTCTCCAACCGATCTCGCAACTGAATATAACAATGCTTCAGACGTAACTGCTCTGGTTGGCCAGGACTATGGTGATTACTGTAAAGATCCAACCAACGTTAAAGGTCAATGTGCTCAAGTTTCGATCACAGACTCTACGGCCGATACAGCACCGGTTTACGATTCATCAAACCAATATACAACTGTAACGGTAAATACCATCACAACTACCGGGACTAAGGACTTCTACTTTGCTCCAAGAAGTGCTGATGGTGATGCTTCAGTAATCATTGATTACGGTAATAGTTCTGGTCGCAGAAACATCGTGATCAAAGTTCCAAGTTATATTCCACGCTCTTTCGATGCGGCCTATGCGGCAACTGCTGATGGTGGCGTACCAGGCACCGCCCTTTATCGCATCTATATGGTGAACTCAAGTGGTGGTACAACTCTTTGTGTAAAAAACCATGCTATGTCGATTACAAGTCCAACTCAAGTTTATGGTGGTGCAGGTTGTGCTTACACATACAACACTACTTCGCGCGTGTTAAAACTTGGTTCATCAGGCGGCGCAGGCAAATGGGGTCTTCAATTTGACTCTGCCGTTGCAGGATATGCCTCAGCTCTTTCAAGAACTCGTCCAGCAACAAGCGGTTATTACCTACGTCGTCTTGGCCGTCTTGAATTAAGTGGTATTCCTCAAATTCCAATTGAACCACTTTACTGTAATGATAACTCGAATAAATTGGTTCCAGGAGTTCTTAAGTCGAACATCGCTACTAAGACCGCGTTCGATTCAAATTCGATCTCATTCCTTTATGGCGGAGATGCTGTGGCCACTCGTCGCACGAACTTCACTGCCCTTCAGGACGAACCAGTGTTCTCGCAAAACGATTTCAAATGCTGTACTCCACTTGGTAAAACAGTGAGTAACACCAATAAATGTTGTTCAGGCTTTGGAGTGTCACAAGGTGAATCAGGCACAGCGTTTACTTGTGCCCTTCCGCCAGGTGCTAACCTTATGGTGTACTTCAACCGTTTCGTTTCAAACGAAGGCCGTGGCACAGAACAACCTGGTGGCGGACTTGTTGATGCTGACTTCGCAGATCAAACTGGTGAACCACTTCTTAGCGCATCAGTGAATGATAAAATACGTGAGCTAGGAATTGCCTACTGTTCAACTGGAAGAGTTCGTCAGGGCGGCGCCTTCGGTTCATTTGAACCAGAACCACAAGGATCGGAAACAAACCTTTCTCAAAAGATCTATAATATTGTAGATTCATCCAACGACAGCGGTCAGAATTCCAATGCTGGTAAGACTGTTACAACTGGATATGCTCCGTTCACAGATGGATTCAGATGGAACCATCACCTCTATTGTGACGACTAGGAAAATATGAAAGCTCAAGCCAAGACCCCCGCCGAAACCGCGATTGAAATGCGCGAAATGGTCATGCCAAACCAAACAAACTCACACGGAACCGTTTTCGGGGGAACCGTGATGAGCTGGATCGATATTGCGGCCGCCATGGTGGCCGCACGCCATTGTGGACGTCCGGTTGTGACGGCCCATATTGATGATATTGATTTTCTCGCACCGATTAAAATGGGTTATCACGTTCTGATTCAGGCCTCACTGAATTACGTTGGTAAGACGTCGATGATTGTGGGAGTTAAGGTCACTTCTGAAAACCCTTACACAGGCGAATCTCGCACGACTACGCGTGCGTATTTGACCTTCGTTGCCCTGGATGATCTTGGTCGCCCGATAGTGGTGCCCGAGCTAAAACCAGAGACCGATGATGATCACCGTCGTTTTGATAACGCTAAAAAACGCGTTCAAATGAAGAAAGACATCCGTAGCTCTTTGAAGAACAAGTAATTCAATCTCATCTGCTCCTGTAACGAGGAGCAGATGTCTTCAAATCTTCCAAAATCTTATTGTTAGTATTTAATGCAGTAAAGTAGTGCTTTGTTTCGAGGACGGGTTTCAGTTCCACCCGAAGCATTCACAGTTACTGTGTGAGTGTGAGCGCCTGTAGTACTTGTTGTGAATGTGTGAGCGTGATCTCCTGCCCCGTTCATTCCAACTGAGTGAGAGTGGTTACCAGCACCGTCAGTCCCTTGGTTTGTACTTCTAAAACCATTATTTCCAGGAGCATTATCAGTTCCTAGAATGGCATCAGTTGACCAATCGTTAGTTGTAAGAACACTACTGTCCCATGGAAAGAGAGCATTGATGGAGTGTCCGTGATGACCATCGGTTGAGGTCCATGCGCCGTGAGTATGGTTACCGTTAGTGCTGGTTGTTCCTGTGTGAGCGTGGTCTCCTGCAGATGCAGAAGAGCCTGTGTGGTTATGGGATTTATAATCGTCGGCCTGCGCACTCGCAATCGCTCGCCCAGTATCCACACCTCGACCATCGTCCCAACCTCTCACAAACTCACCACGAAGGTCAGGAAGGTTAAAGGTTGTAGATCCGTCCCCAGCTCCCCAAGTCGTTCCAACGGCCGCAAATAGGCCCGCATAAGTCGTTCTGGATACCGCCGCTCCATTGGCCTTGATCCAGCCAGATGGGCAAGTGCTCATGGCATATGTTGCCACTTGTCCCGCAGGAGTAGAAGAACCCATGGTGACCCATGATACTCCATCACATCCTTCAAAGTTACCACCCACAAATCTCATAGTTCCTTGTTTTGAAGCATTACACGTTCCCGAATCGTTACCGATTTTTACACCACCCTCTACTTCAAGTTTTGCAGCGGGAGCAGCAGTTGCACCAATCGCCACATCACCGTCATGAGTGATGGTCACGCGCTTTCCTTTCTGAGATAAATCGTCATTAGTCGCCATGACTGTTAATTGGTTACCTGTAGTTCCATTAACGTTCATGATTTGGAAATTCTTTTTATTGGCCGGTGCCGGAGATGCCGTGGCATTCATTTCTACCACCGCAGTTGAAGCTCCATTCACCGAACGAGCACTATCAATCCGAACGTAGGCCTGACTATCAGTTGAATCAACGACATGAAGTTCAGCGGCCGGTGTTGCAGTTCCAACACCTACGTCACCTAAATTGTAATAGATGTCACTTCCCGTAGTGATCCATTGAGTTGCCTTTGAATCGACGTAAGTTTTTGTGGCCGCATCTGTGCCAGCAGTTGGAGTTCCAAGGCCCGTGATCTTTTGGTTACCCATGGCAAGAGGTCCACTCATCGTGTCACCGGTCTTCGCCACAAAACCAGTTTGATTCCCAGTCAGTTTGCCGATCGCTTGAAGAACTGTATCAGTCGCAGAAACAACTCCAGCAGTTGTTGAAAGCCCAGTTAATGGAGCTGCTCTTACTCTGGCATCGGTATAATAAAGATTTGTGACCTCAGGAACTACAGATGTATTGAGAGTCTGCCAGGTTTTATCCCCTCTCCAATACTGAGCGGTCGTTCCGGCAGTGATTGAATTTTCTTTTGCCGTAAATGAGGCCGCGAGCCCACTAATTTTTGACTGAGAAATCGCCGCACCGGCCGCAATATCATCATCGACAATAGTACCATCAGCAATTTTCGCTGAAGTCACCGCACTGTTAATAATGGTCGCACTCGACATCGTGCCCGACAGATCTCCACCAACTGCACTTGCACCAGTGGCCACAGTCGCCCATGATAAGTTTCCTGAACCATCTGTAATAAGAGCTTGTCCCGACGAACCAGAAGTCCCCGGTAAACTCATTGAGAGATCACTCGCAAGCGAGGCAGGAGCACGAAGAGTGATGTATTTCGTATTATCTGATTTCAAACGAAGTAAAGTCTGAACATCAACTTTCCCAGAACCCGTAATCGAAAGATTTTTAATGTTATTTACAAAGAAATCCATCTGCTGGGTCGTAGGATCCCCGGAGTGAACATAATACTTAATCGCCCCGGAAGAAATCGTCGCCGTATCACCAAAATAAACTGAGGCCGTATTACTATTTGAAGTAAAAAGATTGATCGCAACCGGACCCACTTCTCTATCAAATGAAGCAACAGCATCTGCAGTTGGAGAATTCGGTGTTCCGAAATCCGGTTTCACAACCACCTTACCATTCACATGAAGTTTCTGAACTGGATTGGTAGCACCAATTCCAACATTACCCGCGTTGCTGTTATAGATATTTGAACCTGAGACCGTCCAAGAATTCGCCCCACTAATGGCCGTATCAACATAGTTTTTAGTAGCAGCATCCGTCATCGCCGAAGGCATAGCAAGATTAGTGATCTTGTTTGTTCCCATATCAATATTGCCACTCATCGTTCCACCGGCCAGTGGAAGTTTTGAGTTATCAACAGAGACATCGGGAACACAAGCAAACGTGACAGTTGGCCCGGCCGTGAGAGTCAGTTTATCTGTGCCCATACAAGGCGTGAGATCACTTACCAGCGCTTGATTCCAAGCCAGTCCTGGTGTGAGACTTGAAAGAGCATTTAATCCTAAGTTGGTTCTGGCATCGGCCGCATTGTTTGCACCGGTACCACCTTGAGTGAGCCCAAGGAACGCCAACTCACTCATGACTCCTGAACCATTGTTTGCCAATACATAGTTAGGCGTACCACTGGCGAGTTTTGAACGAGAAATATTTCCGGCAAGATGTGAATCCGTCACACCACTATTGCTAATGGCGATGGTTCCTGAATTTGTGATTGTTCCACCTGAGAGCCCTGAACCAGCGGTGATATCTGTGACTGTTCCTCCAGTCGCACCGACGATCGGTTTGGGCTCCCATTTTGATCCGGTCCAAGTCAGAACTTCATTATTGTTTGCATTTAATTTTGAAAGACCATGAGCAACTTGGGCCGAAGGAACTGCATGGAGTTCCTGAAACGAATAGGCCTTGCTCGCAGTTAAATTCGTCACTCTAATCGCAGGTGAACTTGGAGTTGTGATTGAGGCCAATACCTGTGAGAGCGTTGGAGTGCCACAATCCAAATCCAGCTTCACATGAAACACACCATTTGTGAGAGCAACGTTGTTGATGTCTTGGTTACAAAGAACAACTGAGGTATCGGCCGTGCTCGCGAGATCAAAGCGTAGGTTTACCGGGCCCACTATCGGCGAGCCGTTAGTGTTC
Encoded here:
- a CDS encoding phage tail protein, producing the protein MKFSLVGLLTVISLLSAANAESLSYSGRLVNTNGSPIVGPVNLRFDLASTADTSVVLCNQDINNVALTNGVFHVKLDLDCGTPTLSQVLASITTPSSPAIRVTNLTASKAYSFQELHAVPSAQVAHGLSKLNANNNEVLTWTGSKWEPKPIVGATGGTVTDITAGSGLSGGTITNSGTIAISNSGVTDSHLAGNISRSKLASGTPNYVLANNGSGVMSELAFLGLTQGGTGANNAADARTNLGLNALSSLTPGLAWNQALVSDLTPCMGTDKLTLTAGPTVTFACVPDVSVDNSKLPLAGGTMSGNIDMGTNKITNLAMPSAMTDAATKNYVDTAISGANSWTVSGSNIYNSNAGNVGIGATNPVQKLHVNGKVVVKPDFGTPNSPTADAVASFDREVGPVAINLFTSNSNTASVYFGDTATISSGAIKYYVHSGDPTTQQMDFFVNNIKNLSITGSGKVDVQTLLRLKSDNTKYITLRAPASLASDLSMSLPGTSGSSGQALITDGSGNLSWATVATGASAVGGDLSGTMSSATIINSAVTSAKIADGTIVDDDIAAGAAISQSKISGLAASFTAKENSITAGTTAQYWRGDKTWQTLNTSVVPEVTNLYYTDARVRAAPLTGLSTTAGVVSATDTVLQAIGKLTGNQTGFVAKTGDTMSGPLAMGNQKITGLGTPTAGTDAATKTYVDSKATQWITTGSDIYYNLGDVGVGTATPAAELHVVDSTDSQAYVRIDSARSVNGASTAVVEMNATASPAPANKKNFQIMNVNGTTGNQLTVMATNDDLSQKGKRVTITHDGDVAIGATAAPAAKLEVEGGVKIGNDSGTCNASKQGTMRFVGGNFEGCDGVSWVTMGSSTPAGQVATYAMSTCPSGWIKANGAAVSRTTYAGLFAAVGTTWGAGDGSTTFNLPDLRGEFVRGWDDGRGVDTGRAIASAQADDYKSHNHTGSSASAGDHAHTGTTSTNGNHTHGAWTSTDGHHGHSINALFPWDSSVLTTNDWSTDAILGTDNAPGNNGFRSTNQGTDGAGNHSHSVGMNGAGDHAHTFTTSTTGAHTHTVTVNASGGTETRPRNKALLYCIKY
- a CDS encoding acyl-CoA thioesterase, which codes for MKAQAKTPAETAIEMREMVMPNQTNSHGTVFGGTVMSWIDIAAAMVAARHCGRPVVTAHIDDIDFLAPIKMGYHVLIQASLNYVGKTSMIVGVKVTSENPYTGESRTTTRAYLTFVALDDLGRPIVVPELKPETDDDHRRFDNAKKRVQMKKDIRSSLKNK